Proteins encoded by one window of Porphyromonas vaginalis:
- a CDS encoding PSP1 domain-containing protein: MEYKPDLLDKIDCPRCKGLGSRCCKLSTFDWLADLPDGVQQQEIVEVQFKNTRKNYYRNVDHLDLERGDYVVVEADSGGYDVGMVALTGTLVSTKIRANHDEQYVDNAKAIYRKARPADMDHYRAAKLREHPTMIESREIATSLGLDMKIGDVEYQADGTRAIFYYIADQRVDFRKLIRLLADAFHIRVEMRQIGARQEAGRIGGIGPCGRALCCATWLSRFNSVSTAAARFQNLAQNSLKLTGQCGKLKCCTNYEVDVYMEAKKAFPSSRTPLETESGTYYFNKCDLLAGEITYSLAPKSLEEPETISVERAKEIIEMNQRGETPETLSDQQEAPKKPKDILFDNAINRFDQPKKRKRRKTNRKRARSNTDAPRAKDGNPTSDRSEEPTNAAEEGPERADSHEEGATQPDRKPRRKPQAGGHRRRPRTKPQEE, translated from the coding sequence ATGGAATACAAACCAGACCTACTAGATAAGATAGACTGTCCTCGATGCAAAGGCCTAGGGTCACGCTGTTGCAAGCTCTCGACCTTTGACTGGCTAGCTGATCTGCCAGATGGCGTACAGCAGCAGGAGATCGTCGAGGTACAGTTCAAGAATACGCGTAAGAACTACTACCGCAACGTGGATCATCTCGACCTCGAGCGAGGTGACTATGTGGTTGTCGAGGCTGATAGCGGCGGCTACGATGTCGGCATGGTAGCTCTCACGGGGACGCTCGTCTCTACTAAGATACGGGCCAACCATGACGAGCAGTATGTGGACAATGCGAAGGCCATCTACCGCAAAGCTCGTCCTGCCGATATGGATCACTATCGTGCGGCTAAGCTACGCGAGCACCCGACGATGATCGAGTCGCGCGAGATAGCCACTTCGCTAGGACTAGATATGAAGATCGGCGATGTGGAGTATCAGGCTGACGGGACGCGCGCCATATTCTACTACATAGCGGATCAGCGAGTAGACTTTCGCAAGCTGATACGGCTCCTGGCGGACGCCTTCCACATACGTGTGGAGATGCGCCAGATAGGGGCTAGACAGGAGGCGGGGCGTATCGGGGGGATCGGTCCTTGTGGTCGAGCTCTCTGCTGCGCTACCTGGCTCTCACGCTTTAACTCCGTCAGTACAGCTGCGGCACGCTTTCAGAACTTAGCCCAAAACTCGCTCAAGCTCACCGGTCAGTGTGGCAAGCTCAAGTGCTGTACCAACTACGAGGTGGACGTCTATATGGAGGCAAAGAAAGCCTTCCCCTCGAGTCGTACGCCCCTAGAGACAGAGAGCGGCACTTACTACTTTAACAAGTGCGACCTCCTAGCGGGCGAGATCACTTATAGCCTGGCGCCTAAGAGTCTCGAAGAGCCTGAGACCATATCCGTAGAGCGGGCTAAGGAGATCATAGAGATGAACCAGCGTGGCGAGACACCAGAGACACTCTCTGACCAGCAGGAGGCTCCGAAGAAGCCTAAGGACATACTCTTTGACAATGCGATCAATCGCTTTGACCAGCCGAAGAAGCGTAAGCGTCGCAAGACAAATAGAAAGAGAGCGCGCAGCAACACCGATGCGCCTAGAGCGAAGGATGGCAACCCTACGAGTGATCGTAGCGAGGAGCCTACCAACGCAGCCGAAGAGGGCCCAGAGAGAGCCGATTCGCACGAGGAGGGTGCCACGCAGCCCGATCGCAAGCCGAGACGCAAGCCTCAGGCGGGTGGTCATCGTCGCCGTCCACGCACGAAGCCTCAGGAGGAGTAA
- a CDS encoding glycosyltransferase family 2 protein, with amino-acid sequence MQSIDSLSIIVPAYNEAGTIGLSLERCIEAIRASQQNCQLIVVDDGSADDTTAIANEVLKARFADGNYQVLRYEVNRGKGYAIRQGLPLCAGEYVIIHDADLEYDPNDIFKMLSYAIESDLPVLYGSRYLYSVAHRKGRFPTSFYLGGQLVTKVTNLLYGQRLTDEPTCYKLFKRELLVSFDLECEGFEFCPEVTAKAALRGIKIEEIPISYFPRSVDEGKKISWRDGITAISTLLKYRFKKKSHESK; translated from the coding sequence ATGCAGAGCATAGACTCTCTCTCTATAATAGTCCCAGCTTATAATGAAGCTGGGACTATCGGCTTATCTCTAGAGAGATGTATCGAAGCCATACGAGCGTCCCAGCAAAACTGTCAGCTGATTGTCGTCGATGACGGATCAGCTGATGATACCACAGCGATTGCTAATGAAGTCCTGAAGGCCAGGTTTGCCGATGGCAACTACCAAGTACTCCGCTATGAGGTCAATCGGGGAAAGGGGTATGCCATACGACAGGGCTTGCCTCTGTGTGCGGGTGAATATGTTATTATCCACGATGCGGACCTAGAGTATGACCCCAATGACATCTTCAAGATGCTGAGCTATGCCATAGAGTCTGATTTGCCCGTCCTATACGGGAGTCGCTACTTGTATTCTGTAGCGCATCGCAAAGGGCGCTTCCCGACCTCTTTCTACCTTGGTGGACAACTCGTCACGAAGGTTACCAACCTGCTATACGGGCAGCGTCTTACGGACGAACCGACTTGCTATAAGCTTTTCAAAAGGGAGCTGCTAGTGTCGTTCGATCTGGAGTGTGAGGGCTTTGAGTTCTGTCCCGAAGTGACCGCAAAGGCAGCTTTGCGAGGAATAAAGATTGAGGAGATCCCTATATCTTACTTCCCGAGGTCGGTGGATGAGGGGAAGAAGATCTCTTGGCGCGATGGCATTACGGCCATCTCTACGCTACTTAAATATCGATTTAAGAAGAAGTCTCATGAAAGTAAGTAA
- a CDS encoding YitT family protein: MTTERPLRYPDPRKSARFLKDVLLIFAGVVVYTFGWTAFILSQDITSGGLAGLTTIIQLATNIPASMPYNIINVGLLLLSIWILGWRFSMKTIIAVLMLTATIPVGQALFTPMVGQGLEVYHNLPTWLTSTLPNFGPLLAPDEPFVALIVGAGLCGAGLGIVFSANGSTGGTDIIVAIINKYSTLSLGRAMIFMDAIIVTTGAVVSHFFGPQYSWGTALGKLAFSFIEITIVGQMLDYIMEANKQSVQLLIVSTKYEQLSEAITRRLGHGCTILHGEGGYSHQEMHVVLVTIRKSLRGGLYQVVNSVDPDAFISESTVHGVYGQGFDSLERVTGRKKK, from the coding sequence ATGACTACTGAAAGACCTTTACGCTATCCCGATCCACGCAAGTCTGCACGCTTTCTAAAGGATGTCCTACTCATCTTCGCCGGTGTAGTCGTCTACACGTTTGGCTGGACAGCCTTCATCCTCTCACAAGACATCACCTCGGGAGGACTGGCTGGACTGACCACGATCATTCAGCTGGCGACGAATATCCCAGCTAGCATGCCTTACAACATTATCAATGTCGGCTTGCTACTCCTCTCTATATGGATCTTGGGGTGGCGCTTCTCAATGAAGACGATTATCGCCGTCCTGATGCTTACCGCCACGATCCCAGTGGGACAAGCACTCTTTACCCCCATGGTGGGACAGGGACTAGAGGTGTATCACAATCTGCCCACCTGGCTGACCAGTACACTCCCCAACTTCGGGCCGCTCTTGGCTCCCGACGAGCCATTTGTCGCTCTGATCGTTGGTGCTGGGCTCTGTGGTGCTGGACTAGGTATTGTCTTCTCTGCCAATGGTAGTACTGGTGGTACCGACATAATCGTGGCTATCATCAATAAGTACAGCACGCTCTCTCTGGGACGTGCCATGATCTTTATGGATGCGATCATCGTCACGACGGGTGCCGTGGTGAGCCACTTCTTCGGACCTCAGTACAGCTGGGGTACGGCTTTAGGCAAGCTCGCTTTCTCCTTTATCGAGATCACGATCGTAGGGCAGATGCTGGACTACATCATGGAGGCCAACAAGCAGTCTGTGCAGCTACTCATCGTCAGCACCAAGTACGAGCAGCTCAGCGAGGCTATCACCCGTCGTCTAGGACATGGCTGCACCATACTCCACGGCGAGGGCGGCTATAGTCACCAAGAGATGCACGTGGTGCTGGTGACCATACGCAAGAGCCTGCGCGGAGGCCTCTACCAAGTGGTCAACTCGGTAGACCCCGACGCCTTTATCTCCGAGTCTACGGTGCATGGCGTATATGGACAGGGCTTTGACTCGCTCGAGCGGGTGACTGGACGAAAGAAGAAGTAA
- a CDS encoding ISAs1 family transposase: MSMSIFNQLLMVEDPRINRCKKFPLGYILTTVFTATLSGCSSWYEIEDYAEEYKVDLEALYERISGESSSWGVPSHDTLNRAISLLDPNQIELVYKAFLEESFEITTGKHICLDGKTMRGVKKLDFDADSHCVTAFDPQQQASLAQVYISTKSNEINAIKEILKALDLRDTVITIDAIGTQTDIATAVVGKGGDYLLQVKDNQKLTKEEMQSFFCPLYDAHIVHQEQKDFGHGRIETRTMSSIVNPLSLDPDSTLDKWKGLKSIHMMTRVRTDKKTDKSSTETTFYISSLTDGAEIFKLIREHWAVENKLHYMLDMLFREDYSTKRARNAAQNMNIINKINLTIIQRLKDKLKGTSTLRLRKKLARMTPEEIFEMEL; the protein is encoded by the coding sequence ATCTCTATGAGCATATTCAATCAGCTTCTAATGGTCGAAGATCCACGCATAAATCGATGCAAAAAGTTCCCCCTAGGATACATCCTTACGACGGTATTCACAGCTACTCTCTCTGGCTGCTCCTCTTGGTACGAAATAGAAGACTATGCAGAGGAGTACAAGGTTGATCTGGAGGCTCTATATGAGCGTATATCAGGAGAGTCGAGCTCTTGGGGAGTCCCCTCTCACGACACGCTCAATCGGGCTATCAGTCTTCTTGATCCCAATCAGATAGAGCTAGTCTACAAAGCCTTCCTGGAGGAAAGCTTTGAGATAACAACGGGCAAGCACATCTGTCTAGATGGTAAGACGATGCGAGGCGTTAAGAAGCTAGACTTCGATGCCGACAGCCATTGCGTTACAGCCTTTGACCCTCAGCAGCAAGCTTCATTGGCTCAGGTATATATCTCCACTAAGTCTAATGAAATCAATGCCATCAAAGAAATTCTCAAGGCTCTAGATCTGCGAGACACCGTCATCACTATTGACGCTATCGGCACTCAAACCGATATAGCAACCGCAGTGGTCGGGAAGGGTGGTGACTACCTACTCCAAGTTAAAGATAATCAGAAACTAACGAAGGAAGAGATGCAAAGTTTCTTTTGTCCCCTCTACGATGCTCATATCGTGCATCAAGAGCAGAAAGACTTTGGTCACGGGCGAATAGAAACACGCACGATGAGTAGCATCGTAAACCCTTTATCTCTAGATCCAGACTCGACTTTAGACAAATGGAAAGGGCTGAAAAGTATCCATATGATGACAAGAGTACGGACGGACAAGAAGACAGATAAGTCCAGCACCGAAACCACCTTCTATATTTCTAGCCTGACAGACGGAGCGGAGATCTTCAAATTAATACGTGAGCATTGGGCTGTGGAAAACAAGCTACACTATATGCTGGATATGCTTTTTAGAGAGGACTACTCTACCAAGAGAGCCCGCAACGCAGCTCAGAACATGAACATTATAAACAAGATAAACCTGACTATCATTCAACGGCTTAAAGACAAGCTCAAAGGCACATCAACGCTACGCCTGAGGAAAAAGCTTGCACGAATGACTCCAGAGGAAATCTTCGAAATGGAATTATAA
- a CDS encoding PepSY-like domain-containing protein, giving the protein MKRNLFAITLLVLSMLLLVACNQDSGLKHSEPNTKSINSLTALYPSATDVTWRVKGQYDIASFKLPASAPRQAGTSQGDNEIDMEAWFVSQDGSWRMSKESEMDFDQLPEAVQKAFKQSIYAEWKVDDVVRLEREGAETLYVIEVEQGNQEMHLFYSVDGILVRAEADLDDDYEGQIVASVPSFVQAFLQKTYPDARIIEIDEKDGMIEVEILDGRIQREILFQQDGTWVSTCTEDILLSEVPEAVLTAFKNSEYANYTIDEIEHFITPDKEFYRFELELKGAKDIKIDITLAGEISIAPSKDQDNHNDSKSYNLPDAVRQIIESKYPGAQIKDVDYENGLLEVEIIHEGRDKEVYFTDSSVWSYTSWELSKQEVPAAVLDALTKAYPNDVIDDDIHFVETPQGQYYAFELERGNDIEVFITPAGEIVDSPIPGIKL; this is encoded by the coding sequence ATGAAAAGAAACTTATTTGCAATAACCCTGCTCGTACTTAGTATGCTTCTTCTGGTCGCTTGTAATCAAGACAGCGGTCTAAAGCATAGTGAGCCAAATACGAAGAGTATCAATAGTCTCACAGCTCTCTACCCTAGTGCCACCGATGTAACCTGGCGCGTCAAGGGACAGTACGACATAGCTTCTTTCAAGCTACCAGCCTCTGCTCCCCGACAAGCGGGCACATCTCAAGGTGACAACGAGATTGACATGGAGGCGTGGTTTGTCTCACAAGACGGCTCGTGGCGCATGTCCAAGGAGAGCGAGATGGACTTTGATCAGCTACCCGAAGCAGTGCAAAAGGCCTTTAAGCAGAGCATCTATGCCGAGTGGAAGGTAGACGATGTCGTACGCCTCGAGCGCGAGGGCGCCGAGACGCTCTATGTCATCGAGGTGGAGCAAGGCAATCAGGAGATGCATCTCTTCTATAGCGTTGACGGCATTCTCGTACGTGCAGAGGCAGACCTAGACGACGACTACGAGGGTCAAATCGTAGCTTCTGTGCCAAGCTTTGTACAGGCGTTCCTCCAGAAAACCTATCCCGATGCGCGCATCATAGAGATTGATGAGAAGGATGGCATGATCGAGGTAGAGATCTTAGATGGTCGCATACAGCGTGAGATCCTCTTCCAGCAGGACGGCACGTGGGTCTCCACATGTACAGAAGACATCTTACTATCAGAGGTACCTGAGGCAGTACTCACGGCATTCAAGAACTCTGAGTATGCCAACTACACGATTGACGAGATCGAGCACTTTATCACCCCTGACAAGGAGTTTTACCGCTTTGAGCTGGAGCTCAAGGGCGCGAAGGATATCAAGATTGATATTACCCTAGCGGGAGAGATCTCCATCGCTCCAAGTAAGGATCAGGACAATCATAATGACTCAAAAAGCTATAACCTGCCAGATGCAGTGCGACAGATCATTGAGTCAAAGTATCCTGGTGCCCAAATCAAAGATGTAGACTATGAGAATGGGCTGCTAGAGGTAGAGATCATCCATGAGGGTCGTGACAAGGAGGTATACTTCACAGACAGCAGCGTCTGGAGCTACACCAGCTGGGAGCTTTCCAAGCAGGAGGTACCTGCAGCGGTGCTGGATGCGCTAACCAAGGCTTACCCCAACGACGTTATTGATGATGACATTCACTTTGTTGAGACGCCACAAGGACAGTACTACGCCTTCGAGCTAGAGCGTGGCAACGACATTGAGGTCTTCATCACTCCAGCGGGCGAGATCGTGGATAGCCCTATACCAGGCATCAAGCTCTAA
- a CDS encoding gliding motility lipoprotein GldH: MSRACRGCILGGLVLLAVLTLDSCHYVAYQEQMQTAELPQAVWSAEHRVTFDSFVEQSRTPHTLYLYVRYNSRYAYTALPLTIELRSALGWRATTSVTLLLAEQPGVWAGEGYALRQRLYKVNTSLPPPHPGLYTIELRQATGQATLAGIETVGVAWVAAEQ, encoded by the coding sequence ATGAGCAGAGCCTGCAGAGGGTGCATCCTAGGGGGGCTAGTTTTGCTAGCCGTCCTGACGCTTGACTCTTGCCACTATGTAGCTTATCAGGAGCAGATGCAGACTGCGGAGCTACCACAAGCTGTATGGTCTGCAGAGCATCGGGTCACCTTCGACAGCTTCGTCGAGCAGTCGCGGACGCCCCACACGCTCTACCTCTACGTGCGGTACAACAGCCGCTACGCATACACCGCTCTACCGCTCACCATCGAGCTCCGCTCCGCTCTAGGGTGGCGTGCTACGACCTCCGTGACACTACTCCTCGCCGAGCAGCCAGGCGTATGGGCTGGTGAGGGCTATGCGCTACGTCAGCGACTATATAAGGTCAACACCTCGCTGCCCCCTCCTCACCCAGGGCTCTACACCATCGAGCTAAGGCAAGCGACGGGGCAGGCAACGCTAGCGGGCATCGAGACGGTCGGTGTCGCTTGGGTCGCTGCCGAGCAGTAG